The window GACCCCGCCCTCACGCCAGGTGCTATCGGGCCGCCGGCACAGGTACGTTTCTCCGATTTCCACGGTGACTTCTGGCTCGCCACGCGCCGGGGTCGGCGGAGAGACGCGGCCCGGGGACCGCGCAGGCCCCTCGACTGCTGCATTTTCCCCGGGCCCGGACTCGCCCTCCCCCACAAGTCCCGAAGTCGTTGCAGCAACCGCAGCTGTTGCTCCCTGTGCCGCCATTGCGTTACCGGAAGTGATGCTGAGACTGGCGAGACGGGAGCTTTTTAGTTCCGGgtcagcgggggggggggcggagtcTCAGCATTGGAGACTGTAATGTGGCTTTTGTTTCGTCGTGGCTACCCCGTGAAGCTATCGGTAGTTACACTCTAGAGACCGTccaatctgattttttttctttatttttttgagccGTTTTCATTTTATAGTCCTGACTGACTTGAAACCCGTatatagaccaggccagccttgaattcacaagtCTACTTGTGAATTCTACTGTCTACTCGAGTGCTGTGTTTAAAGACGTGCGCCTTTCACGCCCGGACTCAATCTACATTTTGttgagtttgtttatttttttgcttttggtttgtgtttttgagacagagtttctctgtgtagtcctctctgtcttgtagaccaggctggcctcgaactcacagagatccacctgcctctcattTACGATGGGAGTAAAAACTGTTGAAACAGGGAAAGAACGAGTATGCCAAATAAACTACCTTCAgagaataaactttttttttaaagaatcacatCAACAGGGCTCAAACCTGTAATGTCGCCAGAGGTGTCTTGAGGTCTCTTTTCATATCCTCCCAAATATTTAGGTTAGGATGTGTGTTACCACACCAGGTTCATGCACTGGTATGGATTGTACCCTAAGGTTTCATCAATGCTAGGCAAACATTGCtactgaactacatctccagccAGAATGGCACCTCTTAAAAAGAGGGGtgacgccgggcgatggtggcgcacgcctttaatcccagcactcgggaggcagaggcaggcggatctctgtgagttcgagaccagcctggtctacagagctagttccaggacaggttccacagagaaaccctgtctcgaaaaaccaaaaaaaaaaaaaaaaagaggggtgaGGGGCTGAGCAGATGCAGTAAAGAGCTATTTTGGCAGTGGCTGAGGAATCTTGAGTAGTGGCCCTTTTCTGAGAAGTGCACCAAATTCACAGGTTCAGTGAAGATTAAACCACATGTACATACGGTCAAGTCATAGGTTATCTAAACCATATGACCACATTCAAGTTAACTTCTCACCTGCTGGCTTACTGGAATAAAGATCCTTTTCTCACCCCAGTCATTTGGACGAACTGGCTCCCACGGCATGGTGAGTGTGCCCAGCACTGCTGCGAACTTCTCCAACAGCTCATAGCACAGTGCGAGGCAGAGCAGGAACTTCATAAGCATCTCGTTTAGACATTCTCTGAAAGGTCTCTGACTCATAATTTGGTTATCAGTCTTCACAACAGTTGTTACAAGAGATGCAGCTTGAGGTGGGGATCCAGAAACTATGTCCCAATAAATATCTCACTGAGCTgtcatggtgcatgcctttaatcccagcacttggaaggcagaggcaggcagatctctgtgagttggaggctagcatggtctacagagtgaggtccagttcagccaggactgttaaacagcgaaaccctgtcttaaaaaaaaaaaatccaaaaaaagaaaaaagaagtatttGGCCACTGGATCTCTATAAGACATGGCGTGGGGAATAAAATCTTTCTTGTGGGgcgggggagctggagagatggctcatcaagaGCATGTGCTGCCCATTTgcatggggagctggagagatggctcattaggAGCATGTACTGCCCATTTCCACATCAGGCAACTAAATACCACCTGGAACTCTAGCTCCCAGGGGAGCCTACACTTTCTCtgactccacaggcacctgcagtaacatgcatacacccacaggcagacacataggagagaagagagaaagcactAGGAAAGACTGGTTGTTTTGCTGCTAGTCAGGATAGACAGTGCCAGGTATCTGACATCCTAAGACAGACAAGCCAAAGATACCTTCTCCCATTCCAATCCTGtggtggaatattagtttaagatgtgttacatttgtttgtgctgtggaatatttgtctaatgatgcaaagatgtgctgttttcttttatgtggcatttgtttaactctgtaaagtgtTATTTTGCcaatctaaaacacctgattggtctaatgaagagctgaacagccaatagctaggcaggagaaagcataggtggggctggtggatAGAGAGAATAAacggaaggaaaaaaaagagaagagggaggagagagaaaaagggaggaaaacaccaggggtcagccacccagctggCCACAGAGTAAGTaggaaagatatatagaataaaggaaggtaaaaagctcagaggcaaaatgtagttaaagagaaacgtGATATTTACGTTAgaaaagctagccagaaacaGGCCAAGCCAAGGCCAGTCATTCATAAGAATAAgattccatgtgtttatttgggatctggATAGCAAGcccccaaagaggaaaaaaaaccaaaacaactatACAACCCTTTTCAGGATTGCTGTTGCATTTGCCCAGGTTTCTGTTACCTCATGTAATACTTCACCTGACATCTTGAGTTCCCGACGATGTCCTAAGTAAGGATTAGCCTATGCACAGTAATCCACCGATCAGATCCGAGCACACTCACACCCCATGCTGCCTTCATGCCAGTGTCCGCCGTGATGCTAACATGCAAATCCTAGAACTGTGTGGGGACTGCACTTGGGCCACCCCTTACCATCAGGTGTATGAGCACGGACGCACCTGCAGGCAGGTGAGAGGACGTTTCAGGACTCAGCTCACCTTCTGCCATGAGTTCTGCGGGCACActcagcagcaagtgcttttacctgctgagccatctccctgggccCAGACCCTTTTTTGTTCCTGCTGTTGAGATCTGTTATTTCTCTGTATGTATCATGTCTATATACTTTCAAAGACTAGAACATAATTGACAACTGCCTAAAGgatttgttgagacagggctcTGCCAAGTAGACTTGGCTTTGAAATCAGGATCCTTCTTTAAGTACCCCAGGTGCCAGGACCACAGGTGTGATTCTGCCTGAATAGGTGAACGagtcttgttttcttgttttttttttttaattttatttatttttttatttcgagacagggtttctctgtgtagccctagctgtcctggaactcactctgtagaccaggctggcctcgaactcagagatttgcgtgcctctgcctcctgaatgctgggattaaaggcatgcgccaccaccacccagcttgtttttgttttttggagacatggtttctctgtgtaacaggtatggctgtcctggaactcactctgtagaccaggctggtctcaaactcacagagatctgcctgcctctgcttcctgagtactaggattaaaggtgtggaccaccacctTCGGCTAAGAGTCTAGGAATTTAGATACTTCCTCATCTCCACATACCAGAACAGGGATTGTCAAGTGAGGGAATCGGTTACCATGGAGCTTAACTCTCTCGGGTCTGCTCTGAAGAACAGTGGACCAGCTCTGGACTTTGTATTAAGATCACTTGCTTCCCCTACTTGCTTTTGGAAGTTGCCccccctccacacatacacacacacacacacacacacaggatggaaCTGAGGACATTATAGTTCTTCAGCCCTGGGACCACTTTAACTAATTATTTAGACACAAATCTTCCTCAGGATCAGCTCCTAAAGAATccaacctgggctggagagatgtctcagaggttaagagaatcgATAGCTCttccagaaatcctgagttcaattcctagcaaccacatagtggcacacagccatctacaatgagatctgatgccctcttctggcgtgcagacaaacatgcagacataacggtgtatacataataaaataaataaatcttttttttttttgacagggcttctctgtaacttttggtgcctgcctggaactagctcttttagaccaggttggcctcgaactcacagagatccgcctgcctctgcctctgcctccctagtgctgggattaaaggcatgtgccactaccacccggcacactaaatctttaaaaataaaaagaatccaaCCTGAATCATCCCTTCTCGTCTTAAAACCCATCCTTGGAGCCGTACTGCCTCAGGGTAAGGCCCATGCTCCAAGCACTGCACATTGGCTGCTGCCTACCTCTGGCAGCCAGCAGAATCTTCAGTGTAGCAAGGCATTGTAGCTTCCTGCCAGTTAGCCCCCAAATACAATTTCCTGTTTCCCCTCAACCCAACAGTTTGACCCAGGAGGTAGGAGATGGTACTGACCCACAACCACCCTCAGGAAGAGAACTGTCAGGAATCAGAGATGAGCTCGAGAGGTGGGtctgaggatggagagatggctcggaagttaagagcattggcgctcttccaaaggtcctgggttcaattcccagtgaccacgtgatggctcacagccatctataatgagatctggtgtcctcttctggcccgcaggccgaacactgtatacataataaataaatctttaggaaaaaaaaaagagagagatggatctgtcccagcacttaggaggcagaggtgggagagactgcagcaagttcaaggccagcctggtctggaagtcaagtttgaagccagctacAGAGAAGCAgtctcaaagaagaaaagtcTGGGCATGGGGATGTGACTCACTTGGAAGAGTGTTTGTCTAGTATGCAAGAAGCTCTgcgttctgttcccagcacagcATAAAAATAGGTGCGATATTAGATGACTATTTCCTTGGTGAAGATCAGAGGTTCAGGGTCACCCTTGACTAGTAGCAACtgcaaagccagcttgggctataggaaaccctgactcaaaaccaaacaacaaaaaaccccagcaaACAAAAAGATCTGATTCTTCTATGCAGTCCCACCAGGCAAGCTCTCAGGTCCTAAACAAGGAGAGGAAGGTGGCTTCTACTGAAATTCCATTTGAAGTTCCACTCCACGCGGTTCTGCTCGCGTGCTTTCTGCCCAGGTCCTCAGTCCTCCCAAGAGGACTTTCCTTGATCTGGGTGAGGTGGTCTCCGCATAACCTTAGGCATTTCTTTTTGCAGACACAGCAGACATGGTTGGCAGGTAGTATTTTTAACCTCAAGCTCAGGAATCAGGTGGCTTAAAAGGTTGCCCAGTCTAGTGACCTTCACCTCTAGACTCCGTGACTGCCAGGAAGGGAAAAGTTCCATTTGGGCCTCTAATATCGTCTGGGACCCAGAAAGGTTTGTCCAATGAGCAGAAGCTGCCAAAGTCACCCCCACTCCTGCCAAATCAAACAGGCAGGATCCTTGGGGCCAGTCGTCCTCCTGCCGGGGTGCCAGGCTACCAAGAGGCTGGGACATGACCAGGTTAATTCCCAGGGCCTAGGGAACCCAAAAGGGTCGGAAACAAAAGCTCACCTGCCCTCCTAACATTTGGGGCCCATGAGGGCATTCAAAATGCAAACTTTAATAAACAGCAGGTCAAATAAGGATTCCTCAAGAGTGAGAACAGCAGAGCTGGTATTAGAGGCCTCCAGGGttcctgcttcctcccctccAAGATGTGGAGGTAGGAAGCGGTGGGCCCCGCTGAGGAGGAGTGGTACCCAGCTCCGTGTAAGTCCACCTGTCTGAGGCCCTAAGTTCCACAGAGCAGCAGTGTGTGGCGCTTAGTGGCCCCACCAGGCCCAGAAGGTCCTAGGAGTGTGGCAGGCTGGGAGGCCAAAATCCGCAGTCAGATTCTGAAGCTTTCCTCCCGGCCATCAATGTGGCGGAGCCGCAGGTAGACATCTGTGCCAATGCCCTGCAGAGACTGCAGCTGCAGGGAGCCACCGAGATATTCCGCATAGGCCCTGGACGTGGGCAGCCCGAAGCCAAAGCTGGGGGCAgtggataggataggataggggGCTTCAGAAGTTTGAGTGTCCTGGTCCACCCTTCCCCCCCCATCTTGGGCAGGTGGGTCCTCACCCATGCATAGGTCCTGACTGGCCGCCACTGTGCATATCCAGGTGGCCGAAGAGGGGGCTGATTCGGGGGTCCTGGGTGCTGGCCTCGGCTGTGGTGAAGTGGTAGTCCATGACTCGATCTAGGTCTTTGTGAGCAATTCCTCCACCCCGGTCTGAAATCCTGGCAGGATGTTGACAACATGGATTTGGTCAGGTTTGATGAGGTCTCACTGGCCCCCTAAGCAGACAGTACTGAGTCTGACTTCCTGTTCCATCTAAGGGTGGCATGCATGTGGCTTTATTTATCTCTGTTACCCTGTCTGAGTCATAGATTGCTTATACCTTCTCAGGGGATTTGACATTTATTCTTACTCCCATCAAACATCATTTGCCCAACTTCAGGTTCCTCGGTTGGCCCTGGCAACCTCAGGATCAAAGAATGTCTTTCCCAACCAGGGTCCAACTCCCAGAGGTGGGCAGGTTCTGGTTTGAGGTCCTACAGTGTTAGAAATAGTGCCCAGAATCTTCATCCACCCCAGCCCAGCTCTACTTGAGCAAACCTGATGATGAGATCAATATCATTATTGGCGATGGTGATGACCACATCAGGAACATTGTACGGAGTATCTAAGTGACTCTCCATTGTGGCTCTATTCAGGAGAAAAAGACCAGTAGATGGTAGCACCCTAGTTTCTGTCTTCCCCCACCCAACACAGCCAGCCTACTTACCTCATGGCATTCTTGAGCAGCTCAGGCAGGATATAATCCAGCGGCATGGGTATGAAGGGAAAGCGGGCAGCCACATGTCCATTGATGCGGACTCGAGGGGCATTGCCATACTTGTGCTCACACAGGCGTCTGTGGATACAAAGGTTCAGTAGGtacccctggagctgtagttccAACGTGTAATTCTTCCCAGGGCGCATTGGACAACACATGGATACAGTTTTACTGATCACATTAAAGGGCATTTCTGGTGTCAGATGAATAGAAGccaaaggttgctgtaaacagcCTATGCAAAATGCAGAAGAGTCCTCCGCTACCTTAAGATGCcaataatggggctggagagatcatcCACTGGTCGTTAAGAACACCTACTCTTGTGGAGGACTCAAGTTAAGATCCTCGACCCCGTGTAACTCTAGTGCCAGCAAGACCGCtgggcaccaaacacacacatgatgcatatacatacatgcagacaaacactcatgcacatagaAAACAACTAACACTTGGAAGAAATGTCAATAGTGCCACTGCTGAGAACCCTGCCTAAACTGCACAtgaatctctgaattcgaggccagcctggtctacataacagagttccaggacagctagagctacctagtgagacttgatctcaaaaaaagaaaaagaaatggcttagtgggggctggagagatggttcagtggttaagagcactgatgtctctggcagaggacctgggtttggttccccagcactcacacggtggTTGACAACATTCTCCTCTCCTCTATGGTGCCGCACATGcatggcacacacagacacacatgtaggcaaaacacccatacacataaaatactttttttaaaaaaaagcaaaacaagccaggcagtggtaatgcacacctttaattccagcacttgggaggcagcggcaggcagatctctgtgagttcaaggtcagcctggtctagagagcaaattccaggacagccaagaacagctaaggctatacagagaaaccctctctcaagaaggaagaaaaacaaaaaccttgccCTAGACCATACAAAGACTCAGACAGACATTTTTGCTGCCCCTGAGACATCTACCCCCTGCACCATTCTAGCCTTACCTGGCAAAATCCACCCATTTTTCGATAATCTTCTTTGGTGACAGACGAGTACAGATAATGCCAACAAAATCAGGCTGGCAGGAAAGAAGAAGGTCAAAACTAGCAAAACCCCACCCCTTCTCAGCTGCCAAATACCCACAATCTCAGGAATGCCAGGGCAGCCCCAAAGCTCGCCCCCCAGCCCCTCATGTGCCCATCCCCCCTTTAACACTCTCGGGTCAGTCTTGGGGTCACTCTCGGGTCAGTCTGGGGTCAGTCTTGGGGTCACTCTCAGGTCAGTCTTGGGGTCAGCTCCACCTTGTCTTCATGCAGTGCCAGGTGATGGGTAGCCAGCATGCGGATCCCAAGTCTCGAAGTCAGAGTCTTGTCCAGGAAGTACCGGACCAGCTTTTCATCCTAGAAATAGGGGGCCTGTGAAACCTCTGTCCCCTCTCAACCCTCCTACTTCAGCGGGTCCATTCTCCATtgcctctgacctctatgtgtTTCCGGCTCTCGCGAAGCCCCTCGGCTAACAGGGTGACCACATCCTTGTGGTCATCTAGCAGCTGTCGCACCAGCTGGCAGTACCGGGCCTCATCTGCCTGGTCCTTGATCTGCAGGTCACAGAGTCATAAGCATGGTGGTCCAACCCTGACCTTACCCCCTCACCCTACTCAGCCCAGCCTCACCGGAGGGAAGTCTGTCAGCTTCTGGAAGGCCCGGATATATAGCTCATGCTGCATGGAATAAGTATGGGAATTCACGGAGCTGCCACAGACACTTGAGTAGAAAACAATCACCCATAGGGATCACCACCCAACTCAATTAGCAAGGTCCAAGCCCCCAGACCCTTCCAGTACCCACTGATTAGGTAGTCTCGGCCTCTGATGTCCCGAGGCTTAGTCCCATCTGgacctgttttttttgttgttgttgttgtttttttattttcgagacagggtttctctgtggttttggagcctgtcctggaactagctcttgtagaccaggctggcctcgaactcacagagatccgcctgcctctgcctcccgagtgctgggattaaaggcgtgcgccaccaccgcccggcccatctGGACCTGATACCTTTCAGCAGGCCGGGGCTCCCCATTTGCCTCTCGGGCGGTGTGTATACTGATAAAGTCCCCTCTACCTTACCACGTGCAGTATGGTGGGATTGCAACCAATGATGAAAGGAAGGCTACGGAAGCCCTTGATGCGGTGAGCAATCCTCACTGGTAACTCTTGCTGCAAGTAGCGGCCACTTTTCTGTAAGAAAAAGAGGGGAGGGCCTAAGCAGCTGGCTAGAATCTCtggagcagagaggaaagagagagcctTACCAGAAGGTGGCTGCCGTCCTGTGAGCGGCCAGAATAGAGCATCATGGTGGGAGTGAGGCGGACTGAGGGCTAAAAGGGAAGGTGGACTTTGAGCACCAGACATTCAAGACTTGCCAACCCCACATTAACTCAACCCTTTCCCTTAAGACTTACCCAGCTTCCCTTCTGCTAATCACCCAGACATCATACCTTCTCTGCTGCCACGTCAATGGCTGACTGGTTGTAAAAGGAGGTGACAGTCTTGGAGCGTTCCCTGGCCAGCTCTACATGGTGTGTATCGGTGGCTGATGTTGAGCGAGTCCTGAGTGACAGTGAGGACCCCAAGAGGGGCCGGAGTGAAGGCCCTCTCCAAGGGCCGCTGCCCAGCACAAATGTCAGTATCATTGTCCTGTTTCTTTGTTGAACTAGGCTGCCACTACAGGGCTGAGGACCCGACAGGCAGCAGTGACCCCCCAAAGCGAAGCAAAGAGTGTGTAGGGCTTTTCTCGGATTTCAGGAATGTCGGTCCTTCGAGGATGCTGACTTGCTCAGCGCCGGCACAACAGCTTCCATCTATTGGAGTGGCAGAAGTCGGTGGTAAGGATCCGAATCCAGATGGCTTGCACTATTTCTCCAAGTGCACGCCAGTATCCTTAGACCTAGGCAATCTTGCCCAGCCCTTACAACCACCATGTCCCCAGACACTCAGGCCGAGCCGAGGTTGGACAACACTCTCCGGGTGCCCTACTCTTCTATGTGAAACTTAACCTGACTGGCGTGTGTGCGCGCTCGGGGAAGCGGGTGGAGTAATCTCCAGTCCACTCTACCATAAAACCTCTCCTCAGCTCCCTCAGGTTCTGGACCACCCCATTCAGGGGGTGGATCTGGCCCCTAATCGGCTTTACGGGACCCGAGCCCTTAAAGACGCGCCTGCGTACACGCATAGCGTACGAGAGAACAGGGTGCATGCAGCAAAACTGCAGTCCCAGAGTTCCCCATCGGAGCTCCCCTCCCCTGGGTCACTTAGTCCGGCCAGGGTCCCCCCATATGGTAGATGCCAGCCCCCGCCCATGCGCACTCCCGCGCAGAGTGGACGTGTGCTGCCGAGCGTCCGCCGGAGGGGTTCTGCACTAGTTACTCCACTTACCGCGAGGCCAGACGCTGGGCCGGGGTCCGAGCGGAACCGCTGCAGCAGTCGACCCGCCCGGCTAGCCGAGCTCGCCTGCGCCCTCCTCCGTTGTAACATCGCGCGGGCTGTGTGTGCCCAGTGCCTCCTGGGAGTTGTAGTTTGACCACTAGGACTCGCGTGGGCTCCTGCCCACCAGGATATCCCCCAACCCCTTCAGACAAGTAGTTTAGCTCCCTCCGGTGGTCCCAAAGTTACCAGTGACCTATCATCGACTCTACCCTATGGTCTATAAAATGAGCTCCCTGGGAGCAAAGTGctagagaacaggaaaagccctTAGATGTGTACAGAATAGATCGACCTGTTTCTCTAAGGTCCCATCCTTCAAGCTGCTAACTCACTCATGGTCTGCCTGGTTCTAACTCCCCTCAGCTTCCTTAACACCCGAGGAAAGTTAGCTAGTTTCTCAGTGCTCTAATTTTGTTATTGGCAAAATGAGGAACTCCGTAGGTTATATGAGTTTATATATCCGAGCAGCCTAGAACAGGGCTAGGTGCGGAATTCGCACGAGCGTCACTAATTCTACCTGCCTGCAAGTTAACGTGAGTGGGTGACTTTTCTGACCCACAAGGGAGGTAGGGTGTTTCAAATAAATAGCCCTCTACTCTGAGGAAGAAAACAGTTAGGGTGTGATGGGTGTGCTAGTGGCTTCACAGGAGGTTGCGAGAGGACATGGCCAAGATACTGGGACCGGATAAAGAACAGCCTGGATGATGAGGGTATGACTGGAGAAATATGGAATCCGGGAGGTAGGGGTGGTCAACAGCTGGGAGTTAGGAATCACCCAatgattttggttttgctttgagacCAATCTCAAATGGTGAGTCTCACTATTGTGGACAGACTGGCCTGGGACTCTCTATCCTCCTGCTTCAAGCCTGGGAAACTGAGCCTTCCTACCTCAACCTCAGTTTCCTGGCAAGTGCCACCACACGTGGGTTCCCTGAGGGTTTTAATTGTCCCCTCCTCTTTAGAACCCCCTAGCTGTGGTGATGGGAAGATGGACCAGATGGCAAAAAGAACTAAGACAATTTAGCAGCAAGAGGATGGGGACattttcagagtgtgtgtgttgaTTGCTTAATATTTAAAGATAGAGTGTTAAAtaaagcagggtttttttttgaaaatgtgctgctatgccgggcggtggtggcgcacacctttaatcccagcagagacctgcagatctctgagtttgaggctagcctggtctacacagtgagttctaggacagccaggactgtttcacagagaaaccctgtgaggggggggggggaagaaaaacaaatgtccGCTTTAGGGGTGGAATCCCTCACATGGATGATGGATGATCTGACTGCGACACCTTCCAGCCTTGCTTCCTCGCTCCAATcctacccccccccttttttttttattttttacgaCTTCCTGGCAACATC of the Chionomys nivalis chromosome 8, mChiNiv1.1, whole genome shotgun sequence genome contains:
- the Bckdk gene encoding 3-methyl-2-oxobutanoate dehydrogenase [lipoamide] kinase, mitochondrial; translation: MILTFVLGSGPWRGPSLRPLLGSSLSLRTRSTSATDTHHVELARERSKTVTSFYNQSAIDVAAEKPSVRLTPTMMLYSGRSQDGSHLLKSGRYLQQELPVRIAHRIKGFRSLPFIIGCNPTILHVHELYIRAFQKLTDFPPIKDQADEARYCQLVRQLLDDHKDVVTLLAEGLRESRKHIEDEKLVRYFLDKTLTSRLGIRMLATHHLALHEDKPDFVGIICTRLSPKKIIEKWVDFARRLCEHKYGNAPRVRINGHVAARFPFIPMPLDYILPELLKNAMRATMESHLDTPYNVPDVVITIANNDIDLIIRISDRGGGIAHKDLDRVMDYHFTTAEASTQDPRISPLFGHLDMHSGGQSGPMHGFGFGLPTSRAYAEYLGGSLQLQSLQGIGTDVYLRLRHIDGREESFRI